A section of the Paramisgurnus dabryanus chromosome 4, PD_genome_1.1, whole genome shotgun sequence genome encodes:
- the LOC135785751 gene encoding uncharacterized protein, with the protein MANIQVKMLVLLTLVFLVSSMSEGRVLKKCKKAPEESQEESSKIDRRSTHLIDSGQSSKDSPSEDKKGSDDHSDSSKSNKDSSSKDKKSARHHKTRHSSRKHKTYGHRHLHRHHKHQSSKDSSSEDTSSAHETIVKCKCEMDSSSEDTTSSESHSHSMARDLVLLLSVKSSLGVVLENPGPWPAGKASKNSSREGKTTTTPSPNKNSQLNNSTFASSPTTKFAVSTISSHSTTPILGRTRSDITSSGLQHRTINSGVSHGTNSSSSHTSTSTESAVSPTTESVVGLTSSPTTKSAVSTTSSPTSKSAVNTISSHSTTPILGRTRSGITSSGLQHRTINSGVSDGTRSSSSHTSTNTESAVSTTSSSNTESVVSPTTESAESTNLSPTTESVVRPTKSVGGPTSSPNTKSAVTTTSSPTTASPVSTTAYSTTQSVVTTTSSPTTASPVSTTANSTTESAVTTTSSPTTESAKSTTSSPTTKSAVTTTSSPTTESAKSTTSSPTTESPVSTTARSTKESPVTTTSSPTTESAVTTTSSPTTESAKSTTSSPTTESPSLLLPPPPAPKQNQLRAPLQAPPQNLLPTTESPVSTTSSPTTESAKSTTSSPTTKSAVTSTSSPKSESTVSTTSGSTTKSAVTTTPSPTTESTVSSTSSPTTKSAVATTSSPTTESTVKSTVSSTSSLTTKSAVNTTSSPTTESTVSTTSNPTTKSAVTTTSSPTNKPAITTTSSPTTGSPVSTTARPTTKSVVTTTSSPTTESAKSTTSSPTTKSSVSTNSNPTTKSVVTTTSSLTRESTVSTTSSPTTKSAVTTTLSITTEPTVSTTSSPTTKSAVTTTSSPTTKSAVTTTSSSSTESPVTTTSSPTTASSVSTTSSPTTESVVTTTSSQTTSSAKSTTSSPTTKSSVTTTSSPTTESTVGTTSSPTTNTTTESTVSTTSSPTTKTAVTTTPSPTTESTVSTTSSPTTKSALTTTSSPTTESTVSTKTKSAVTTTSSPTTESTVSTTSSPTTKSAITTTSSPTTESTVSTTPSPTTKSAVTTTLSPTTESTVSTTKSAVSTTSSPTTKSSVTTTSSTTTESTIGTTSSPTTASSVSTTSSPTTESVVTTTSKSTGSTTSSPTTKSAITTTSSPTTESAVTTTSSSSTESPVTTISSPTTASSVSTTSSPTTESVVTTTSSPTTKSAKSTTSSPTTKSSTTTSSPTTESTVSTTTTTSSPTTESTVSTTSSPTTKPAVTTTLSPTTKSAVSTTTSSSTESPVTTTSSPTTESTVSTTSSPTTKSVVTTTSNPTTESPVSTTSSPTTKSVVTTTSSPTTASPVSTTTRSTTESTVSSTSSPTTKSTVSTTSSPTTKSAVTTTSSPTTESTVSTTPKSTVSTTSSPTTNSAVTTTPSPTTESTVSSTSSPTTKFTVTTTSSPTTESTVSNTSNPTTKSAVTTTSSPTTKSAITTTLSPTTGSTVSTTSSPTTKPAVTTTLSLTTKSAVSTTTSSSTESPVTTTSSPTTGSPVSTTARPTTKSVVTTTSSPTTESAKSTTSSPTTKSSVTTTSSPTTESTVSTTSSPTTKSAVTTTLSPTTKSAVSTTTSSSTESPVTTTSSPTTESTVSTTSSPTTKSVVTTTSNPTTESTTTSSPTTKSTVTTTSSPTTESTVSTTSSPTTNSAVTTTPSPTTESTVSSTSSPTTKSAVTTTSSPTTESTVSTTSSPTTKPAVTTTLSPTTKSAVSTTTSSSTESPVTTTSSPTTESTVSTTSSPTTKSVVTTTSNPTTESPVSTTSSPTTKSVVTTTSSPTTESPVSTTSSPTTKSAVTTTSSPTTASPVSTTTSSTESTVSSTSSPTTKSSVTTTSSPTTESTVSTTSSPTTKSAVTTTSSPTTESTVSTTSSPTTNSAVTTTPSPTTESTVSSTSSPTTKSTVSTTSSPTTESTVSTTSNPTTKSAVTTTSSPTTKSAITTTLSPTTKPAVTTTLSPTTKFAVSTTTSSSTESPVTTTSSPTTGSPVSTTARPTTKSVVTTTSSPTTESAKSTTSSPTTKSSVTTTSSPTTESTVSTTSSPTTKSAVTTTLSPTTKSAVSTTTSSSTESPVTTTSSPTTESTVSTTSSPTTKSTVTTTSSPTTESTVSTTSSPTTKPAVTTTLSPTTKSAVSTTTSSSTESPVTTTSSPTTESTVSTTSSPTTKSVVTTTSNPTTESTVSSTSSPTTKSSVTTTSSSPVTTTSNPTTESPVSTTSSPTTASPLSTTTRSTKESPVTTTSSPTTESTVSTTSNPTTKSSVTTTSSPTTKSAITTTLSPTTESTVSTTSSPTTKPAVTTTLSPTTKSAVSTTTSSSTESSVTTTSSPTTGSPVSTNARPTTKSVVTTTSSPTTESAKSTTSSPTTKSSVTTTSKSTVSTTSSPTTKSAVTTTPRPTTESVVTTTSNPTTESPVSTTSSPTTKSAVTTTPRPTTESVVTTTSSPTTESPVSTTSSPTTKSAITTTSSPTTESTVSTTPSPTTKSAITTTLSPTTKPAVTTTLSPITKSAVSTTTSSSTESPVTTTSSPTTGSPVSTTARPTTISVVTTTSSPTTESAKSTTSSPTTKSSVTTTSSPTTESTVSTTSSPTTKSAVTTTLSPTTKSAVSTTTSSSTESPVTTTSSPTTESTNLLTTSSPTTNSAVTTTSSPTTGSPVTTTSSPTTNSAVTTTSSPTTKSAVTTTLSPTTKSAVSTTTSSSTESPVTTTSSPTTESTVSTTSSPTTKSTVTTTSSPTTESTVSTTSSPTTKPAVTTTLSPTTKSAVSTTTSSSTESPVTTTSSPTTESTVSTTSSPTTKSVVTTTSNPTTESTVSSTSSPTTKSSVTTTSSPTTESTVSTTSTSPLSTTTRSTKESPVTTTSSPTTESTVSTTSNPTTKSYVTTTSSPTTKSAITTTLSPTTESTVSTTLSPTTKSAVSTTTSSSTESSVTTTSSPTTESAKSTTSSPNTKSSVTTTSKSTVSTTSSPTTKSAVTTTPRPTTESVVTTTSNPTTESPVSTTSSPTTKSVVTTTSSPTTESPVSTTSSPTTKSAVTTSSSPTTASPVSTTTSTTSSPTTKSTVTTPSSPTTESTVSTTSSPSTQSTVSTTLNPITKSAVTITSSPTTGSSVSTTSSPTTKSAVTTTSSPTTGSPVSTTTRSTTESTVSSTSSHTTKPAVTTTSSPTTGSPVSTTARPTTKSVVTTTSSPTTESAKSTTSSPTTKTSVTTTSSPSTQSTVSTTSNPITKSAVTITSSPTTGSSVSTTSSPTTKSAFTTTSSPTTGSSVSTTLSPTTKSAVTTTSSTTTGSSVSTNSSPTTKSAVTTTSSPTSSYSRSTVLDTTRRHASSAGSQHHTTASGVSDDTTSASSHIKKSAVIKTSSQSTTPVLNTTKSFQDQSEKELSSEDKYNPGDGDNSE; encoded by the exons ATGGCAAATATCCAAGTAAAGATGCTGGTACTATTGACTCTAGTTTTTCTGGTGTCCAGTATGAGTGAAGGAAGAGTTTTGAAAAAATGTAAGAAGGCTCCAGAGGAATCTCAAGAGGAATCATCAAAAATAGACAGAAGGAGCACTCATCTCATCGATAGTG GTCAATCTAGTAAGGATTCACCCAGTGAAGACAAAAAAGGTTCTGATGATCATTCTGACAGCA gtAAATCTAATAAGGATTCATCCAGTAAAGACAAAAAGAGTGCTAGACACCATAAGACCAGAC ATTCATCTAGGAAACATAAAACATATGGACATCGACATCTTCATCGACATCATAAAC ATCAATCTAGTAAGGATTCATCCAGTGAAGACACATCGAGTGCTCACGAAACCATTGTCAAAT GTAAATGTGAAATGGATTCATCCAGTGAAGACACAACAAGTTCTGAGAGTCACAGTCATAGCA TGGCCAGAGACCTGGTTCTGCTTCTGAGTGTTAAAAGCAGTTTGGGGGTAGTGTTAGAGAACCCTGGGCCCTGGCCTGCTG GTAAAGCTTCCAAGAATTCCTCCAGGGAAGGCAAAACTACAACTACCCCAAGCCCAAATAAAAATTCTCAATTGAACAACTCAACCTTTGCCtcaagccccaccacaaaaTTTGCTGTAAGCACAATCTCAAGCCACAGCACAACCCCTATTTTAGGCAGAACAAGAAGTGATATAACTAGCTCAGGATTACAGCACCGAACAATTAACTCAGGGGTTTCTCATGGCACAAATTCTTCCTCAAGCCACACCTCAACAAGCACAGAATCTGCTGTAAGCCCCACCACAGAATCTGTTGTAGGCCTCACCTCAAGCCCCACAACAAAATCTGCAGTAAgcaccacctcaagccccaccTCAAAATCTGCTGTAAACACAATCTCAAGCCACAGCACAACCCCTATTTTAGGCAGAACAAGAAGTGGTATTACTAGCTCAGGATTACAGCACCGAACAATTAACTCAGGGGTTTCTGATGGCACAAGATCTTCCTCAAGCCACACCTCAACAAACACAGAATCTGCAGTTAGCACCACCTCAAGCTCCAATACAGAATCTGTTGTAAGCCCCACAACAGAATCTGCTGAAAGCACCAACTTAAGCCCCACCACAGAATCAGTTGTAAGACCCACAAAATCTGTTGGAGGCCCCACCTCAAGCCCCAACACAAAATCTGCTGTTAccaccacctcaagccccaccacaGCATCTCCTGTAAGCACCACCGCATACTCCACCACACAATCTGTTGTAACCACAACCTCCAGCCCCACCACAGCATCTCCTGTAAGCACCACCGCAAACTCCACAACAGAATCTGCTGTTACCACCACCTCCAGCCCCACAACAGAATCAGCTAAGAGCACCACTtcaagccccaccacaaaaTCTGCTGTTACCACAACCTCCAGCCCCACAACAGAATCAGCTAAGAgcaccacctcaagccccaccacaGAATCTCCTGTAAGCACCACTGCAAGGTCCACCAAAGAGTCTCCTGTTAccaccacctcaagccccacAACAGAATCTGCTGTTACCACAACCTCCAGCCCCACAACAGAATCAGCTAAGAgcaccacctcaagccccaccacaGAATCTCCT AGTCTCCTGTTACCACCACCTCCAGCCCCAAAACAGAATCAGCTAAGAGCACCACTtcaagccccaccacaaaatctgct cccaacaacagaatctcctgtaagcaccacctcaagccccaccacaGAATCAGCTAAGAGCACCACTtcaagccccaccacaaaaTCTGCTGTTACCAGCACCTCAAGCCCCAAATCAGAATCTACTGTAAGCACCACCTCAGGATCCACCACAAAATCTGCTGTAACCACTACCCCAAGCCCCACAACAGAATCTACTGTAAGCTccacctcaagccccaccacaaaaTCTGCTGTTGCCACAACCTCAAGCCCCACAACAGAATCTACTGTAA AATCTACTGTAAGCTCCACCTCAAGCCTCACCACAAAATCTGCTGTAAAcaccacctcaagccccacAACAGAATCTACTGTAAGCACCACCTCAAACCCCACCACAAAATCTGCTGTTACCACCACCTCCAGCCCCACCAACAAACCTGCTATTAccaccacctcaagccccaccacaGGTTCTCCTGTAAGCACCACCGCAAGGCCCACCACAAAATCTGTTGTTAccaccacctcaagccccaccacaGAATCAGCTAAGAGCACCACTtcaagccccaccacaaaaTCTTCTGTTTCCACCAATTCAAACCCCACCACAAAATCTGTTGTTACCACCACTTCAAGCCTCACAAGAGAATCTACTGTAAGCACCACCTCAAGTCCCACCACAAAATCTGCTGTTACCACCACCTTAAGCATCACAACAGAACCTACTGTAAgcaccacctcaagccccaccacaaaatctgctgttaccaccacctcaagccccaccacaaaaTCTGCTGTTACCACTACCTCCAGCTCCAGCACTGAATCTCCTGTTACCACCACCTCAAGCCCAACCACAGCATCTTCTGTAAgcaccacctcaagccccaccacaGAATCTGTTGTTACCACCACCTCAAGCCAAACCACAAGTTCAGCTAAGAGCACCACTtcaagccccaccacaaaaTCTTCTGTTACCACCACCTCAAGCCCTACAACAGAATCTACTGTAGgcaccacctcaagccccaccacaaa CACCACAACAGAATCTACTGTAAGCACAacctcaagccccaccacaaaaACTGCTGTTACCACTACCCCAAGCCCCACAACAGAATCTACTGTAAGCACCACCTCAAGCCCAACCACAAAATCTGCTTTAACCACTACCTCAAGCCCCACAACAGAATCTACTGTAAGCACCAAAACAAAATCTGCTGTTAccaccacctcaagccccacAACAGAATCTACTGTAAGCACCACCTCAAGCCCAACCACAAAATCTGCTATTACCACCACCTCAAGCCCTACAACAGAATCTACTGTAAGCACCACCCCAAGTCCCACCACAAAATCTGCTGTAACTACCACCTTAAGCCCCACAACAGAAtctactgtaagcaccacaaaatctgctgtgtccaccacctcaagccccaccacaaaaTCTTCTGTTACCACCACCTCAAGCACTACAACAGAATCTACTATAGgcaccacctcaagccccaccacaGCATCTTCTGTAAgcaccacctcaagccccaccacaGAATCTGTTGTTAccaccacctcaa AATCTACTGGAAGCACCACCTCAAGCCCAACCACAAAATCTGCTATTAccaccacctcaagccccacAACAGAATCTGCTGTTACCACTACCTCCAGCTCCAGCACTGAATCTCCTGTTACCACCATCTCAAGCCCCACCACAGCATCTTCTGTAAGCACCACTTCAAGCCCCACCACAGAATCTGTTGTTACCACCACCTCAAGCCCAACCACAAAATCAGCTAAGAGCACGacctcaagccccaccacaaaaTCTTCT accaccacctcaagccccacaacagaatctactgtaagcaccacc accaccacctcaagccccacaacagaatctactgtaagcaccacatcaagccccaccacaaaaCCTGCTGTTACCACCACCTTAAGCCCTACCACAAAATCTGCTGTTTCCACTACAACCAGCTCCAGCACTGAATCTCCTGTTACCACCACCTCAAGCCCTACAACAGAATCTACTGTAAgcaccacctcaagccccaccacaaaaTCTGTTGTTACCACAACCTCCAACCCCACCACAGAATCTCCTGTAAgcaccacctcaagccccaccacaaaaTCTGTTGTTAccaccacctcaagccccaccacaGCATCTCCTGTAAGCACCACCACAAGGTCCACCACAGAATCTACTGTAAGCTccacctcaagccccaccacaaaatctactgtaagcaccacctcaagccccaccacaaaaTCTGCTGTTACCACTACCTCTAGCCCTACAACAGAATCTACTGTAAGCACCACCCCAA AATCTACTGTAAgcaccacctcaagccccaccacaAACTCTGCTGTAACCACCACCCCAAGCCCCACAACAGAATCTACTGTAAGCTccacctcaagccccaccacaaaaTTTACTGTAAccaccacctcaagccccacAACAGAATCTACTGTAAGCAACACCTCAAACCCCACCACAAAATCTGCTGTTACAACCACCTCCAGCCCCACCACAAAATCTGCTATTACCACCACCTTAAGCCCCACAACAGGATCTACTGTAAgcaccacctcaagccccaccacaaaaCCTGCTGTTACCACCACCTTAAGCCTCACCACAAAATCTGCTGTGTCCACTACAACCAGCTCCAGCACTGAATCTCCTGTTACCACCACCTCAAGCCCAACCACAGGATCTCCTGTAAGCACCACCGCAAGGCCCACCACAAAATCTGTTGTTAccaccacctcaagccccaccacaGAATCAGCTAAGAGCACCACTtcaagccccaccacaaaaTCTTCTGTTACCACCACCTCAAGCCCTACAACAGAATCTACTGTAAgcaccacctcaagccccaccacaaaaTCTGCTGTTACCACCACCTTAAGCCCCACCACAAAATCTGCTGTTTCTACTACAACCAGCTCCAGTACTGAATCTCCTGTTACCACCACCTCAAGCCCTACAACAGAATCTACTGTAAgcaccacctcaagccccaccacaaaaTCTGTTGTTACCACAACCTCCAACCCCACCACAGAATCTACT accacctcaagccccaccacaaaaTCTACTGTTACCACTACCTCAAGCCCCACAACAGAATCTACTGTAAgcaccacctcaagccccaccacaAACTCTGCTGTAACCACCACCCCAAGCCCCACAACAGAATCTACTGTAAGCTccacctcaagccccaccacaaaatctgctgtaaccaccacctcaagccccacaacagaatctactgtaagcaccacatcaagccccaccacaaaaCCTGCTGTTACCACCACCTTAAGCCCTACCACAAAATCTGCTGTTTCCACTACAACCAGCTCCAGCACTGAATCTCCTGTTACCACCACCTCAAGCCCTACAACAGAATCTACTGTAAgcaccacctcaagccccaccacaaaaTCTGTTGTTACCACAACCTCCAACCCCACCACAGAATCTCCTGTAAgcaccacctcaagccccaccacaaaaTCTGTTGTTACCACAacctcaagccccaccacaGAATCTCCTGTAAgcaccacctcaagccccaccacaaaatctgctgttaccaccacctcaagccccaccacaGCATCTCCTGTAAGCACCACCACAAGTTCCACAGAATCTACTGTAAGCTccacctcaagccccaccacaaaaTCTTCTGTTAccaccacctcaagccccacaacagaatctactgtaagcaccacctcaagccccaccacaaaaTCTGCTGTTACCACTACCTCAAGCCCCACAACAGAATCTACTGTAAgcaccacctcaagccccaccacaAACTCTGCTGTAACCACCACCCCAAGCCCCACAACAGAATCTACTGTAAGCTccacctcaagccccaccacaaaatctactgtaagcaccacctcaagccccacAACAGAATCTACTGTAAGCACCACCTCAAACCCCACCACAAAATCTGCTGTTACAACCACCTCCAGCCCCACCACAAAATCTGCTATTACCACTACCTTAAGCCCCACCACAAAACCTGCTGTTACCACCACCTTAAGCCCCACCACAAAATTTGCTGTTTCCACTACAACCAGCTCCAGCACTGAATCTCCTGTTACCACCACCTCAAGCCCAACCACAGGATCTCCTGTAAGCACCACCGCAAGGCCCACCACAAAATCTGTTGTTAccaccacctcaagccccaccacaGAATCAGCTAAGAGCACCACTtcaagccccaccacaaaaTCTTCTGTTACCACCACCTCAAGCCCTACAACAGAATCTACTGTAAgcaccacctcaagccccaccacaaaaTCTGCTGTTACCACCACCTTAAGCCCCACCACAAAATCTGCTGTTTCTACTACAACCAGCTCCAGTACTGAATCTCCTGTTACCACCACCTCAAGCCCTACAACAGAATCTACTGTAAgcaccacctcaagccccaccacaaaaTCTACTGTTAccaccacctcaagccccacaacagaatctactgtaagcaccacctcaagccccaccacaaaaCCTGCTGTTACCACCACCTTAAGCCCCACCACAAAATCTGCTGTTTCAACTACAACCAGCTCCAGCACTGAATCTCCTGTTACCACCACCTCAAGCCCTACAACAGAATCTACTGTAAgcaccacctcaagccccaccacaaaaTCTGTTGTTACCACAACCTCCAACCCCACCACAGAATCTACTGTAAGCTccacctcaagccccaccacaaaaTCTTCTGTTAccaccacctcaa GCTCTCCTGTTACCACAACCTCCAACCCCACCACAGAATCTCCTGTAAgcaccacctcaagccccaccacaGCATCTCCTTTAAGCACCACCACAAGGTCCACCAAAGAGTCTCCTGTTAccaccacctcaagccccacAACAGAATCTACTGTAAGCACCACCTCAAACCCCACCACAAAATCTTCTGTTACCACCACCTCCAGCCCCACCACAAAATCTGCTATTACCACCACTTTAAGCCCCACAACAGAATCTACTGTAAgcaccacctcaagccccaccacaaaaCCTGCTGTTACCACCACCTTAAGCCCCACCACAAAATCTGCTGTTTCCACTACAACCAGCTCCAGCACTGAATCTTCTGTTAccaccacctcaagccccaccacaGGATCTCCTGTAAGCACCAATGCAAGGCCCACCACAAAATCTGTTGTTAccaccacctcaagccccaccacaGAATCAGCTAAGAGCACCACTtcaagccccaccacaaaaTCTTCTGTTAccaccacctcaa AATCTACTGTAAgcaccacctcaagccccaccacaaaaTCTGCTGTAACCACCACCCCAAGGCCCACAACAGAATCTGTTGTTACCACAACCTCCAACCCCACCACAGAATCTCCTGTAAgcaccacctcaagccccaccacaaaaTCTGCTGTAACCACCACCCCAAGGCCCACAACAGAATCTGTTGTTACCACAacctcaagccccaccacaGAATCTCCTGTAAgcaccacctcaagccccaccacaaaaTCTGCTATTACCACCACCTCTAGCCCTACAACAGAATCTACTGTAAGCACCACCCCAAG CCCCACCACAAAATCTGCTATTACCACCACCTTAAGCCCCACCACAAAACCTGCTGTTACCACCACCTTAAGCCCCATCACAAAATCTGCTGTTTCCACTACAACCAGCTCCAGCACTGAATCTCCTGTTACCACCACCTCAAGCCCAACCACAGGATCTCCTGTAAGCACCACCGCAAGGCCCACCACAATATCTGTTGTTAccaccacctcaagccccaccacaGAATCAGCTAAGAGCACCACTtcaagccccaccacaaaaTCTTCTGTTACCACCACCTCAAGCCCTACAACAGAATCTACTGTAAgcaccacctcaagccccaccacaaaaTCTGCTGTTACCACCACCTTAAGCCCCACCACAAAATCTGCTGTTTCTACTACAACCAGCTCCAGTACTGAATCTCCTGTTACCACCACCTCAAGCCCTACAACAGAATCTACT AATCTACT CACCACCTCAAGTCCCACCACAAATTCTGCTGTAAccaccacctcaagccccaccacaGGCTCTCCTGTTAccaccacctcaagccccaccacaAATTCTGCTGTAAccaccacctcaagccccaccacaaaaTCTGCTGTTACCACCACCTTAAGCCCCACCACAAAATCTGCTGTTTCTACTACAACCAGCTCCAGTACTGAATCTCCTGTTACCACCACCTCAAGCCCTACAACAGAATCTACTGTAAgcaccacctcaagccccaccacaaaaTCTACTGTTAccaccacctcaagccccacaacagaatctactgtaagcaccacctcaagccccaccacaaaaCCTGCTGTTACCACCACCTTAAGCCCCACCACAAAATCTGCTGTTTCAACTACAACCAGCTCCAGCACTGAATCTCCTGTTACCACCACCTCAAGCCCTACAACAGAATCTACTGTAAgcaccacctcaagccccaccacaaaaTCTGTTGTTACCACAACCTCCAACCCCACCACAGAATCTACTGTAAGCTccacctcaagccccaccacaaaaTCTTCTGTTAccaccacctcaagccccacAACAGAATCTACTGTAAGCACCACCTCAA CATCTCCTTTAAGCACCACCACAAGGTCCACCAAAGAGTCTCCTGTTAccaccacctcaagccccacAACAGAATCTACTGTAAGCACCACCTCAAACCCCACCACAAAATCTTATGTTACCACCACCTCCAGCCCCACCACAAAATCTGCTATTACCACCACTTTAAGCCCCACAACAGAATCTACTGTAAGCACCACCTTAAGCCCCACCACAAAATCTGCTGTTTCCACTACAACCAGCTCCAGCACTGAATCTTCTGTTAccaccacctcaagccccaccacaGAATCAGCTAAGAGCACCACTTCAAGCCCCAACACAAAATCTTCTGTTAccaccacctcaa AATCTACTGTAAgcaccacctcaagccccaccacaaaaTCTGCTGTAACCACCACCCCAAGGCCCACAACAGAATCTGTTGTTACCACAACCTCCAACCCCACCACAGAATCTCCTGTAAgcaccacctcaagccccaccacaaaaTCTGTTGTTACCACAACCTCAAGCCCAACCACAGAATCTCCTGTAAgcaccacctcaagccccaccacaaaaTCTGCTGTAACCACCAGCTCAAGCCCCACCACAGCATCTCCTGTAAGCACCACCACAAG caccacctcaagccccaccacaaaaTCTACTGTTACCACCCCCTCAAGCCCCACAACAGAATCTACTGTAAGCACCACCTCAAGCCCTTCAACACAATCTACTGTAAGCACCACCTTAAACCCCATCACAAAATCTGCTGTTACAATCACCTCCAGCCCCACCACTGGATCTTCTGTAAgcaccacctcaagccccaccacaaaatctgctgttaccaccacctcaagccccaccacaGGATCTCCTGTAAGCACCACCACAAGGTCCACCACAGAATCTACTGTAAGTTCCACCTCAAGCCACACCACAAAACCTGCTGTTAccaccacctcaagccccaccacaGGATCTCCTGTAAGCACCACCGCAAGGCCCACCACAAAATCTGTTGTTAccaccacctcaagccccaccacaGAATCAGCTAAGAGCACCACTtcaagccccaccacaaaaACTTCTGTTACCACCACCTCAAGCCCTTCAACACAATCTACTGTAAGCACCACCTCAAACCCCATCACAAAATCTGCTGTTACCATCACCTCCAGCCCCACCACAGGATCTTCTGTAAgcaccacctcaagccccaccacaaaaTCTGCTTTTACCACCACCTCCAGCCCCACCACAGGATCTTCTGTAAGCACCACCTTAAGCCCCACCACAAAATCTGCTGTTACCACCACCTCAAGCACCACCACAGGATCTTCTGTAAGCACCAACtcaagccccaccacaaaatctgctgttaccaccacctcaagccccaccTCAAGCTACAGCAGAAGTACTGTATTAGACACAACAAGACGTCATGCATCTAGCGCAGGATCACAGCACCACACCACAGCCTCTGGGGTGTCTGATGACACAACCTCTGCCTCAAGCCACATTAAAAAATCTGCTGTAATTAAAACCTCAAGCCAGAGCACAACCCctgttttaaacacaacaaAAAGTTTTCAAGATCAATCTGAAAAGGAGTTATCCAGTGAAGACAAATATAATCCTGGAGATGGTGACAACAGTGAGTAA